In one Aquabacterium sp. OR-4 genomic region, the following are encoded:
- a CDS encoding MFS transporter, translating to MTHWPAVLAAAGAGVAIALNVGKVPLAIGALRAELGLSLVQAGWVSSALVTLAVCAALAVGLVAGRLGALRLLLGGLLLGGLASLSITLLPPALLAGQAGAAGAAGAGAGSAGAGFGWLLAARLAEGAGFLAVAATAPTLISAAAAPADRRFALGVWATYLPAGAGLAMALSPLLLALAGWRGLWWLASAGLFTAAAAAWLQRAHYAGAAPGSHAGDWRPTLAVLRQPLPWLYGLAFGLWALQHFALIVWMPSFLREQRGLAPASVALLTCTMLLACVPGNLIGGMLVQRGVSRGRLIVATHAATGLLGLGCFSAVLPDGLRFACSVALSFAGGLIPAAALSASVALARTPAQIGAVQGAVMQCSQLGQFIGTPLIAAVVAASGQWASARWVTAGAAALGMLLGGLALRAERRLQAG from the coding sequence GTGACCCACTGGCCCGCGGTGCTGGCCGCCGCCGGCGCCGGCGTGGCGATCGCGCTGAACGTGGGCAAGGTGCCGCTGGCCATCGGCGCGCTGCGCGCCGAGCTGGGCCTGTCGCTGGTGCAGGCCGGCTGGGTGTCGTCGGCCCTGGTCACGCTGGCGGTGTGCGCGGCGCTGGCCGTGGGCCTGGTTGCCGGGCGCCTGGGGGCCTTGCGCCTGCTGCTGGGCGGCCTGCTGCTGGGCGGCCTGGCCTCGCTGTCGATCACGCTGCTGCCACCGGCCCTGCTGGCCGGCCAGGCGGGTGCGGCGGGTGCGGCGGGTGCGGGGGCAGGCAGCGCGGGCGCGGGCTTTGGCTGGCTGCTGGCCGCCCGGCTGGCCGAAGGGGCCGGCTTTCTGGCCGTGGCCGCCACCGCGCCCACGCTGATCAGCGCCGCCGCGGCCCCGGCCGACCGGCGTTTTGCGCTGGGTGTGTGGGCCACCTACCTGCCGGCCGGCGCCGGGCTGGCGATGGCCTTGTCGCCGCTGCTGCTGGCCTTGGCCGGCTGGCGCGGCCTGTGGTGGCTGGCCAGTGCGGGCCTGTTCACCGCCGCGGCGGCGGCCTGGCTGCAGCGCGCGCACTATGCCGGCGCCGCGCCCGGCAGCCATGCCGGCGACTGGCGCCCCACGCTGGCCGTGCTGCGCCAGCCGCTGCCCTGGCTGTACGGCCTGGCCTTCGGGCTGTGGGCGCTGCAGCACTTTGCGCTGATCGTCTGGATGCCCAGCTTCCTGCGCGAGCAGCGCGGCCTGGCGCCGGCCAGCGTGGCCCTGCTCACCTGCACCATGCTGCTGGCCTGCGTGCCGGGCAACCTGATCGGCGGCATGCTGGTGCAGCGCGGCGTGTCGCGCGGCCGGCTGATCGTGGCCACCCATGCCGCCACCGGCCTGCTGGGCCTGGGCTGCTTCAGTGCCGTGCTGCCCGATGGCCTGCGCTTTGCCTGCAGCGTGGCGCTGTCGTTCGCGGGCGGGCTGATCCCGGCGGCGGCCTTGTCGGCCTCGGTGGCGCTGGCGCGCACGCCGGCGCAGATAGGCGCGGTGCAGGGCGCGGTGATGCAGTGTTCGCAGCTGGGCCAGTTCATCGGCACACCGCTGATCGCCGCGGTGGTGGCGGCCAGCGGGCAATGGGCCTCGGCGCGCTGGGTGACGGCCGGCGCGGCCGCTCTCGGCATGCTGCTGGGCGGCCTGGCACTGCGCGCCGAGCGCCGGCTGCAGGCGGGCTGA
- a CDS encoding phospholipase D-like domain-containing protein, translating into MLCLLLWLGGCASLPAGVQREPSRAIAASDATLLGRIASQSQPDDALTGVRLLPTGPFALDTRLALVRHAQASLDVQYYVLQNDDTGRVLLRALRDAAERGVRVRLLLDDLYTAETDGLLLGLAGHANVQVRLFNPFPAGRQGVLSRFIGSAGDFSRVNRRMHNKLFIVDGAMAVLGGRNIADEYFMRHAQANFVDLDAFVVGALLPDLQEAFDDYWNSHNAYPLHAIVPPDAPAEVLRQRFATAVADAPEPPPPPATDVLGYGPVSDEIDSGRLGLVWAFATAYADPPDRIKGQGASYGNVPLEDVQSVRYSVVDMIRGARREVVITSPYLIPGEQGMAMFAAQRARGVGFKLLTNSLAATDEPLVHLGYRKYRPGLLKLGVDLYELSPLRVKRSSRLGFLMPSLGRLHAKTVVVDRQRVFIGSMNFDPRSDKHNTELGMFIDSPELAREMLRLMDLDKLQAAYRVSLATDGQGLRWLAADDEGEISLDSEPDVGWLLRLWLELLAPLAPEELL; encoded by the coding sequence GTGTTGTGCCTGTTGCTGTGGCTGGGTGGCTGCGCCAGCCTGCCGGCCGGCGTGCAGCGCGAGCCCTCGCGCGCCATCGCCGCCAGCGATGCCACGCTGCTGGGCCGCATTGCCAGCCAGTCGCAGCCCGACGATGCGCTGACCGGCGTGCGCCTGCTGCCCACCGGGCCGTTTGCGCTGGACACCCGCCTGGCCCTGGTGCGCCATGCGCAGGCCTCGCTCGATGTGCAGTACTACGTGCTGCAGAACGACGACACCGGCCGCGTGTTGCTGCGTGCGCTGCGCGACGCCGCCGAGCGTGGCGTGCGCGTGCGCCTGCTGCTCGACGACCTGTACACCGCCGAGACCGATGGCCTGCTGCTCGGCCTGGCCGGCCATGCCAATGTGCAGGTGCGGCTGTTCAACCCGTTTCCGGCCGGGCGCCAGGGCGTGCTGAGCCGCTTCATCGGCTCGGCGGGCGACTTCAGCCGGGTCAACCGGCGCATGCACAACAAGCTGTTCATCGTGGATGGCGCGATGGCCGTGCTGGGCGGGCGCAACATCGCCGACGAATACTTCATGCGCCATGCGCAGGCCAACTTCGTCGACCTGGATGCCTTTGTGGTGGGTGCCCTGCTGCCCGACCTGCAGGAGGCCTTCGACGACTACTGGAACAGCCACAACGCCTACCCGCTGCATGCCATCGTGCCGCCCGATGCCCCGGCCGAGGTGCTGCGCCAGCGTTTTGCCACCGCGGTGGCCGATGCGCCCGAGCCGCCGCCGCCACCGGCCACCGATGTGCTGGGCTACGGCCCGGTGAGCGACGAGATCGACAGCGGCCGCCTGGGCCTGGTGTGGGCCTTTGCCACCGCCTATGCCGATCCACCCGACCGCATCAAGGGCCAGGGCGCCAGCTACGGCAATGTGCCCCTCGAAGACGTGCAGTCGGTGCGCTACAGCGTGGTGGACATGATCCGCGGCGCCCGGCGCGAGGTGGTCATCACCTCGCCCTACCTGATTCCGGGCGAGCAGGGCATGGCCATGTTCGCGGCGCAGCGCGCACGCGGCGTGGGCTTCAAGCTGCTGACCAATTCGCTGGCCGCCACCGACGAGCCGCTGGTGCACCTGGGCTACCGCAAGTACCGCCCGGGCCTGCTGAAGCTGGGCGTCGACCTGTACGAGCTGAGCCCGCTGCGGGTCAAGCGCAGCAGCCGGCTGGGCTTTCTGATGCCCAGCCTGGGCCGGCTGCATGCCAAGACCGTGGTGGTGGACCGCCAGCGCGTGTTCATCGGCTCGATGAACTTCGATCCGCGCTCGGACAAGCACAACACCGAGCTGGGCATGTTCATCGACAGCCCCGAGCTGGCGCGCGAGATGCTGCGCCTGATGGACCTGGACAAGCTGCAGGCCGCCTATCGCGTGAGCCTGGCCACCGACGGCCAGGGCCTGCGCTGGCTGGCCGCCGACGACGAAGGCGAGATCAGCCTCGACAGCGAGCCCGATGTGGGCTGGCTGCTGCGCCTGTGGCTCGAGCTGCTGGCGCCGCTGGCGCCTGAAGAGCTGCTGTAG
- a CDS encoding peroxiredoxin has translation MPRTLATAAAFALVLGLAGPAAQAALDVGDKAPDFTLDAALGGNVFRFSLADALKQGPVVLYFFPAAFSVGCTIEAHQFAEATDQFKQLGATVIGVSADDLESLKRFSVTECRNKFAVGADVDQKVMKAYDAVLKLKPDFANRTSYLISPDSKVQFQFTSLNPHRHVTNTMNALKAWQAARKSN, from the coding sequence ATGCCACGAACCCTTGCCACCGCGGCCGCCTTTGCACTCGTGCTAGGCCTTGCCGGCCCGGCCGCGCAGGCGGCGCTCGACGTGGGCGACAAGGCGCCCGATTTCACGCTCGACGCGGCGCTCGGTGGCAACGTGTTCCGCTTCTCGCTGGCCGATGCGCTGAAGCAGGGCCCGGTGGTGCTGTACTTCTTTCCGGCCGCGTTCTCGGTGGGCTGCACGATCGAGGCGCACCAGTTTGCCGAGGCCACCGACCAGTTCAAGCAGCTTGGTGCCACGGTCATCGGCGTGTCGGCCGACGACCTCGAATCGCTCAAGCGCTTCTCGGTCACCGAGTGCCGCAACAAGTTTGCGGTGGGCGCCGATGTCGACCAGAAGGTCATGAAGGCCTATGACGCGGTGCTCAAGCTCAAGCCCGACTTCGCCAACCGCACCTCGTACCTGATTTCGCCCGACAGCAAGGTGCAGTTCCAGTTCACCAGCCTGAACCCGCACCGCCACGTGACCAACACCATGAACGCACTGAAGGCCTGGCAGGCGGCCCGCAAGTCGAACTGA
- a CDS encoding SET domain-containing protein: MALAIRPSYQKYEVNVKRSRIDGFGVFAAETVPAHRKIGEIRGESISVAEARRRAAGQQRIMIVEVSTRHAIDASKSSDPMRFTNHSCQANARLQIRDGRIEFYSLRVIEPGEELTVNYGETHHEGTLACRCGAPGCIGFL; this comes from the coding sequence ATGGCCCTGGCAATCCGCCCCAGCTACCAGAAGTACGAGGTCAACGTGAAGCGCAGCCGCATCGACGGCTTTGGCGTGTTTGCCGCTGAAACCGTGCCGGCGCACCGCAAGATCGGCGAGATCCGCGGCGAGAGCATCAGCGTGGCCGAGGCACGGCGGCGCGCCGCCGGCCAGCAGCGCATCATGATCGTGGAGGTGTCGACCCGCCACGCGATCGATGCATCCAAGAGCAGCGACCCGATGCGCTTCACCAACCACAGCTGCCAGGCCAATGCGCGGCTGCAGATCCGCGACGGCCGCATCGAGTTCTACAGCCTGCGTGTCATCGAGCCCGGCGAGGAGCTCACCGTGAACTACGGCGAAACCCACCACGAGGGCACGCTGGCCTGCCGCTGCGGCGCCCCCGGTTGCATCGGCTTTCTCTGA
- the dapC gene encoding succinyldiaminopimelate transaminase, protein MNPLLGKLHPYPFERWRALTAGISPNPALRPISLGIGEPRHATPAFIEESIRGAMPGLSVYPPTAGDPALRQACAGWLQRRYAVAVDPATQVLPVNGTREALFALAQTVLDPTEGDAVVVCPNPFYQIYEGAALLGGAATAFANSDPARNFAPRWDQIDAATWARTRLVFVCSPGNPTGAVMPLDEWRTLFELSDRHGFVIASDECYSEIYFRDDAPLGGLQAAVALGRPDFRRLVMLTSLSKRSNVPGLRAGFVAGDAAILKQFLLYRTYHGSAMSPLVQAASIAAWNDEAHVVDNRNLYRTKFAQVTPVLAAQLDVALPDAGFYLWAAVPGGDDIAFGQQLLAQYNVAVLPGSLLARPAHGINPGQGRVRMALVATTAECLEAAHRIAEFTSIYKTSLR, encoded by the coding sequence ATGAACCCGCTGCTGGGCAAGCTCCACCCCTACCCCTTCGAGCGCTGGCGCGCGCTGACCGCCGGCATCAGCCCGAACCCCGCGTTGCGGCCGATCAGCCTGGGCATCGGCGAGCCGCGCCATGCCACGCCGGCCTTCATCGAAGAATCGATCCGCGGCGCGATGCCCGGCCTGTCGGTGTACCCGCCCACGGCCGGCGATCCGGCCCTGCGCCAGGCCTGCGCCGGCTGGCTGCAGCGGCGCTATGCGGTGGCGGTGGACCCCGCCACCCAGGTGCTGCCGGTCAACGGCACGCGCGAGGCGCTGTTTGCGCTGGCGCAGACCGTGCTCGACCCCACCGAGGGCGACGCCGTGGTGGTCTGCCCCAACCCGTTCTACCAGATCTACGAGGGCGCGGCCCTGCTGGGCGGCGCGGCCACGGCCTTTGCCAACAGCGATCCGGCGCGCAACTTCGCGCCGCGCTGGGACCAGATCGACGCCGCCACCTGGGCGCGCACACGCCTGGTCTTCGTGTGCTCGCCGGGCAACCCCACCGGCGCGGTGATGCCGCTGGACGAGTGGCGCACGCTGTTCGAGCTGAGCGACCGCCACGGCTTCGTGATCGCCAGCGACGAGTGCTACTCGGAGATCTACTTCCGCGACGACGCACCGCTGGGCGGCCTGCAGGCGGCCGTGGCGCTGGGCCGGCCCGATTTTCGCCGGCTGGTGATGCTGACCAGCCTCTCGAAGCGCAGCAACGTGCCGGGCCTGCGGGCCGGCTTCGTGGCCGGCGATGCGGCCATCCTGAAGCAGTTTCTGCTCTACCGCACCTACCATGGCAGCGCGATGAGCCCGCTGGTGCAGGCGGCCAGCATCGCCGCCTGGAACGACGAGGCGCATGTGGTGGACAACCGCAACCTCTACCGCACCAAGTTCGCGCAGGTGACGCCGGTGCTGGCCGCGCAGCTGGATGTGGCCCTGCCCGATGCCGGTTTCTACCTGTGGGCGGCCGTCCCGGGGGGCGATGACATCGCCTTCGGCCAGCAACTGCTGGCTCAATACAATGTGGCGGTGCTGCCGGGCAGCCTGCTGGCCCGCCCGGCCCATGGCATCAACCCGGGCCAGGGCCGCGTCCGCATGGCCCTGGTGGCCACCACCGCCGAATGCCTGGAAGCGGCCCACCGCATTGCCGAATTCACCTCGATCTACAAGACCAGCCTGCGCTGA
- the dapD gene encoding 2,3,4,5-tetrahydropyridine-2,6-dicarboxylate N-succinyltransferase produces MTTELQNLIDLAWEGRASLSPTSADPQIRAAVEQVIADLNAGRLRVAERQAVGQWTVNQWIKKAVLLSFRLNDNHVMRSGDLSFFDKVDTKFAHVSDDAMKATGIRVVPPAVARRGSYIAKNVVLMPSYVNIGAYVDEATMVDTWATVGSCAQIGKNVHLSGGVGIGGVLEPLQANPTIIEDNCFIGARSEVVEGVIVEENSVLGMGVYLGQSTPIFNRETGEISYGRVPSGSVVVSGNLPKKTAAGQDYSMYAAIIVKRVDAQTRSKTSINDLLRP; encoded by the coding sequence ATGACCACCGAACTGCAAAACCTCATCGATCTGGCCTGGGAAGGCCGCGCCAGCCTCAGCCCGACCAGCGCCGACCCCCAGATCCGCGCGGCCGTGGAACAGGTCATCGCCGACCTCAACGCCGGCCGCCTGCGCGTGGCCGAGCGCCAGGCCGTGGGCCAGTGGACGGTGAACCAGTGGATCAAGAAGGCGGTGCTGCTGAGCTTCCGCCTGAACGACAACCACGTGATGCGCTCGGGCGACCTGAGCTTCTTCGACAAGGTCGACACCAAGTTCGCGCATGTGAGCGACGACGCGATGAAGGCCACCGGCATCCGCGTGGTGCCGCCGGCCGTGGCCCGCCGCGGCAGCTACATCGCCAAGAACGTGGTGCTGATGCCCAGCTACGTGAACATCGGCGCCTATGTGGACGAAGCCACCATGGTCGACACCTGGGCCACCGTGGGCTCGTGCGCGCAGATCGGCAAGAACGTGCACCTGAGCGGCGGCGTCGGCATCGGCGGCGTGCTCGAGCCGCTGCAGGCCAACCCCACGATCATCGAGGACAACTGCTTCATCGGCGCGCGCTCCGAGGTGGTGGAAGGCGTGATCGTTGAAGAGAACTCGGTGCTGGGCATGGGCGTGTACCTGGGCCAGAGCACCCCGATCTTCAACCGCGAGACCGGCGAGATCAGCTACGGCCGCGTGCCCAGCGGCAGCGTGGTGGTGAGCGGCAACCTGCCCAAGAAGACCGCCGCCGGCCAGGACTACAGCATGTACGCCGCGATCATCGTCAAGCGTGTGGACGCGCAGACGCGCAGCAAGACGTCGATCAACGATCTGCTGCGGCCCTGA
- a CDS encoding PilT/PilU family type 4a pilus ATPase translates to MSSRMERILRLMAERQASDVYLSANMPILIKIHGQMLQLSDQVLTPSQPRQLLAEILTPQQLEDLDDTGELNLAVSLDRVGSFRLSAFKQRGSIAGVVRHIPHDIPPLETLHLPSRLGELVLEKRGLILMVGATGSGKSTTLASMLELRNRTAPGHILTIEDPIEFLFQSKKCVVNQREVGRDTESIQVALRNALRQSPDCIMIGEIRDRETMTGALSYALSGHLVVASMHANNSYHALGRILSFYTPETRGVLLGDLAAGLRAVVSQRLLRANGGGRVPAVEVLLNSNLVAELIEKGDFPGIKEAMERSLAEGSRTFEEDLARLINDGTVTRDEGLAHSDSTTDLLWRLENQTTQASRAAPRRDESDDAQFNDFVVDIVPEGFKPQRMAGMPGGPPVQFPPVLR, encoded by the coding sequence ATGAGCAGTCGGATGGAACGCATCCTGCGGCTGATGGCCGAGCGGCAGGCGTCCGACGTCTACCTGTCGGCCAACATGCCGATCCTGATCAAGATCCACGGGCAGATGCTGCAGCTGTCGGATCAGGTGCTGACGCCCTCGCAGCCGCGCCAGCTGCTGGCCGAGATCCTCACGCCGCAGCAGCTGGAAGACCTGGACGACACCGGCGAGCTGAACCTGGCCGTCTCGCTCGACCGGGTGGGCAGCTTCCGCCTGTCGGCGTTCAAGCAGCGGGGCTCGATCGCTGGCGTGGTGCGCCACATCCCGCACGACATCCCGCCGCTGGAAACCCTGCATCTGCCCTCGCGCCTGGGCGAGCTGGTGCTTGAAAAGCGCGGCCTGATCCTGATGGTGGGGGCCACCGGCTCGGGCAAGAGCACCACGCTGGCCTCGATGCTCGAGCTGCGCAACCGCACCGCGCCGGGCCACATCCTCACCATTGAAGACCCGATCGAGTTTCTGTTCCAGAGCAAGAAGTGCGTGGTCAACCAGCGCGAGGTGGGCCGCGACACCGAGTCGATCCAGGTGGCGCTGCGCAATGCGCTGCGGCAGTCGCCCGACTGCATCATGATCGGCGAGATCCGCGACCGCGAGACCATGACCGGCGCGCTGAGCTATGCGCTGTCGGGCCACCTGGTGGTGGCCAGCATGCATGCCAACAACAGCTACCACGCGCTGGGCCGCATCCTGTCGTTCTACACGCCCGAGACCCGCGGCGTGCTGCTGGGCGATCTGGCCGCCGGCCTGCGTGCCGTGGTGTCGCAGCGCCTGCTGCGCGCCAATGGCGGTGGCCGGGTGCCGGCGGTGGAGGTGCTGCTCAACAGCAACCTGGTGGCCGAGCTGATCGAGAAGGGCGACTTCCCCGGCATCAAGGAGGCCATGGAGCGCTCGCTGGCCGAGGGCTCGCGCACCTTCGAGGAAGACCTCGCGCGCCTGATCAACGACGGCACCGTCACCCGCGACGAAGGCCTGGCCCATTCCGACTCCACCACCGACCTGCTGTGGCGGCTGGAGAACCAGACCACCCAGGCCTCGCGCGCCGCACCGCGCCGCGACGAATCCGACGACGCGCAGTTCAACGACTTCGTCGTCGACATCGTGCCCGAGGGCTTCAAGCCCCAGCGCATGGCCGGCATGCCCGGCGGCCCGCCGGTGCAGTTTCCGCCGGTGCTGCGCTGA
- the prmB gene encoding 50S ribosomal protein L3 N(5)-glutamine methyltransferase, translating to MNVIDLIHAMSARLESAGVSFGHGTTNAFDEAAWLVLWRLGLPLDALDEVAEQPVDAAQQALVHGLVDSRIASRKPAAYLTGEAWLQGVPFTVDERVIVPRSFIAELIADGTIDPWLSQHTEQVLDLCTGNGSLAVLAAMAWPEVQVDAADLSADALAVAALNLARHALASRITLHQGDGLAAVGARRYDLILCNPPYVNAQAMATLPPEFRAEPVMALDGNTAGSQDGMDFVRALLRQVPAHMNPDAVLVLEIGHERAFFEQAFPSLEVVWLPTSAGDDQVLLITRSALTPHAVAGA from the coding sequence ATGAACGTCATCGACCTGATCCACGCCATGAGCGCCCGCCTCGAATCGGCGGGCGTTTCGTTTGGGCATGGCACCACCAATGCCTTCGACGAGGCCGCCTGGCTGGTGCTGTGGCGCCTGGGCCTGCCGCTCGATGCGCTGGACGAGGTGGCCGAGCAGCCGGTTGACGCGGCGCAGCAGGCCCTCGTGCACGGCCTGGTCGACAGCCGCATCGCCAGCCGCAAGCCGGCGGCCTATCTCACCGGCGAGGCCTGGCTGCAGGGCGTGCCGTTCACGGTGGACGAGCGGGTGATCGTGCCGCGCAGCTTCATCGCCGAGCTGATCGCCGACGGCACCATCGACCCCTGGCTGAGCCAGCACACCGAGCAGGTGCTGGACCTGTGCACCGGCAACGGCAGCCTGGCCGTGCTGGCCGCGATGGCCTGGCCCGAGGTGCAGGTGGACGCCGCCGATCTGAGCGCCGATGCGCTGGCCGTGGCCGCGCTCAACCTCGCGCGCCACGCGCTGGCCTCGCGCATCACGCTGCACCAGGGCGATGGCCTGGCGGCCGTGGGCGCGCGGCGTTATGACCTGATCCTGTGCAACCCGCCCTACGTGAACGCGCAGGCCATGGCCACGCTGCCGCCCGAGTTTCGCGCCGAGCCGGTGATGGCCCTCGACGGCAACACCGCCGGCAGCCAGGACGGCATGGACTTCGTGCGCGCCCTGCTGCGCCAGGTGCCTGCCCACATGAACCCCGACGCGGTGCTGGTGCTCGAGATCGGCCACGAGCGCGCGTTTTTCGAGCAGGCCTTCCCGTCGCTGGAGGTGGTGTGGCTGCCCACCAGCGCCGGCGACGACCAGGTGCTGCTGATCACCCGCAGCGCGCTCACGCCGCATGCCGTGGCGGGCGCCTAA
- a CDS encoding alcohol dehydrogenase catalytic domain-containing protein, with amino-acid sequence MLPTQMNAAVMQGFGQPLALRQLPLPVPLADEVLIAVQACGVCHSDLHILDGDTPPFRPITKPELILGHEVVGTVVQRGADVQQLALGQRVGVAWLHWSCGQCEACRDGLENLCRVTSITGLRVDGGYAQYMRAKAAFALPVPEALSNAEAAPLFCAGVTSYRALRNAGVHAGQRVAVVGVGGLGHLAVQIARAMGAEVIALDLAEDKLASARALGAAHALDARAPDTPKAVRALGGAHVAVVTSAARAAYDLALKLLRPGGTLAVVGLPPEPLSFAALQLVGGEFRIVGSSIGTRDDIRATLAMAAAGQLHCHSQQRPLAEVNAVLDDMRAGRISARVVLDLA; translated from the coding sequence ATGCTGCCCACCCAGATGAACGCCGCCGTGATGCAGGGCTTTGGCCAGCCGCTGGCCCTGCGCCAGCTGCCGCTGCCGGTGCCCCTGGCCGACGAGGTGCTGATCGCGGTGCAGGCCTGCGGCGTGTGCCACTCCGATCTGCACATCCTGGACGGCGACACGCCGCCGTTCAGGCCGATCACCAAGCCCGAGCTGATCCTCGGCCACGAGGTGGTGGGCACGGTGGTGCAGCGCGGCGCCGATGTGCAGCAGCTGGCGCTGGGCCAGCGCGTGGGCGTGGCCTGGCTGCACTGGAGCTGCGGCCAGTGCGAGGCCTGCCGCGACGGGCTGGAGAACCTGTGCCGCGTGACCAGCATCACCGGCCTGCGCGTGGATGGCGGCTATGCCCAGTACATGCGCGCCAAGGCCGCTTTTGCGCTGCCGGTGCCCGAGGCATTGAGCAACGCCGAGGCCGCGCCGCTGTTCTGTGCCGGCGTCACCTCGTACCGCGCGCTGCGCAATGCCGGCGTGCACGCCGGCCAGCGCGTGGCCGTGGTGGGCGTGGGCGGCCTGGGCCACCTGGCGGTGCAGATCGCGCGCGCCATGGGCGCCGAGGTCATTGCGCTCGACCTGGCCGAAGACAAGCTGGCCAGCGCCCGCGCGCTGGGCGCCGCGCATGCGCTCGATGCCCGCGCCCCCGACACGCCCAAGGCCGTGCGTGCGCTGGGTGGCGCGCATGTGGCGGTGGTGACCTCGGCCGCGCGCGCCGCCTACGACCTGGCGCTCAAGCTGCTGCGCCCCGGCGGCACGCTGGCCGTGGTGGGCCTGCCGCCCGAGCCGCTGAGCTTTGCCGCGCTGCAGCTGGTGGGCGGCGAGTTCCGCATCGTCGGCTCCAGCATCGGCACGCGCGACGACATCCGCGCCACGCTGGCCATGGCCGCTGCCGGCCAGCTGCACTGCCACAGCCAGCAGCGCCCGCTGGCCGAGGTGAACGCCGTGCTCGACGACATGCGCGCCGGCCGCATCAGCGCCCGTGTGGTGCTCGACCTGGCATGA